The Chryseolinea soli genome contains a region encoding:
- a CDS encoding TolC family protein, whose product MKSKYLKYLPLFVLALAASPAVAQEQPLSLHDAVSQAMAENPELKASKLDIDKAQQQFIVSRSLFLPTVNATLAVNHYFQLPAFFGFNGTEPDGKISYGRFGGDDQGTAAVTAIQPLYNPLAFPSVQRSRLQERESSIALSGKQTDVVSQVKETYLQLLVLNERLRLQQESISRNQRALKDSRSLLLQGKALRVDTLRAYTSVKNLEPELLKISYAIETGKLQLKALMGMDSTKQILLTDSLVVPSPGSLPSETEVYEAALGGNASYRVLALQTQVQEQQMKIASAARKPSVAAIGQYQMQTQTNSLDYGTAHYPTSSFVGLQVSVPLFNGFGNTARVKQASLAQSQATLRLNDAHEHLRANVHKAVADCQASIERIQTAVVVNETAKLSYDMIQFRYSRGVSSRLELTDAELALTQSQSNYLEAVYDYLSARIALFRIMGQVE is encoded by the coding sequence ATGAAATCAAAATATTTGAAATATCTTCCGCTCTTCGTTCTTGCGCTCGCGGCCAGCCCGGCCGTAGCGCAGGAGCAACCGTTGTCCTTGCACGACGCGGTTTCGCAGGCCATGGCCGAGAACCCCGAATTGAAAGCGAGCAAGCTCGACATCGACAAGGCACAGCAACAATTCATCGTGTCGCGAAGCTTGTTTTTGCCTACGGTGAATGCCACGCTGGCAGTCAACCATTATTTCCAGCTTCCGGCGTTCTTCGGTTTTAACGGAACCGAACCGGACGGAAAAATCTCCTATGGAAGGTTTGGTGGCGACGACCAGGGAACGGCAGCCGTAACGGCGATCCAGCCCCTGTACAATCCGTTGGCATTTCCCTCTGTGCAGCGCTCGCGTCTGCAGGAACGTGAAAGCAGCATTGCGCTTTCGGGAAAACAGACGGACGTCGTATCGCAAGTGAAGGAGACCTATTTGCAGCTGTTGGTGTTGAACGAACGGTTACGCCTGCAGCAAGAGAGCATCAGCCGAAACCAACGGGCCTTGAAGGATTCGCGGTCCCTGTTGTTGCAAGGCAAAGCCCTTCGGGTGGACACGTTGCGGGCCTATACTTCGGTGAAGAACCTGGAGCCCGAGCTGCTAAAAATTTCCTACGCCATCGAGACCGGCAAGCTTCAGCTCAAGGCGTTGATGGGCATGGACTCTACGAAGCAGATTCTCCTGACGGATTCATTAGTGGTACCGTCTCCGGGCTCACTGCCGTCGGAAACAGAGGTATACGAAGCTGCCCTTGGCGGCAACGCATCGTACCGGGTCCTGGCCCTGCAAACGCAAGTGCAGGAACAACAAATGAAAATAGCATCGGCAGCGCGTAAGCCTTCCGTAGCCGCGATAGGGCAATACCAGATGCAAACGCAGACCAATTCCCTTGACTATGGCACGGCGCACTATCCGACCAGCTCCTTTGTGGGTCTGCAGGTTTCTGTGCCGCTCTTCAACGGCTTTGGAAACACGGCCCGCGTGAAGCAAGCATCCTTGGCTCAGTCGCAGGCGACGCTCCGGTTGAACGACGCGCATGAACATCTTCGCGCCAACGTACACAAGGCGGTGGCGGATTGCCAGGCCTCTATCGAGCGGATCCAAACGGCGGTGGTCGTGAACGAAACGGCCAAGCTCAGTTATGACATGATCCAGTTCCGCTATTCCCGCGGCGTTTCATCGCGCCTGGAGCTGACGGACGCTGAACTGGCCTTGACACAATCCCAGTCCAACTACTTGGAGGCTGTCTACGATTACCTCTCAGCGCGGATCGCTTTGTTCCGCATCATGGGACAAGTGGAGTAA
- a CDS encoding sugar phosphate isomerase/epimerase family protein → MQTSRRNFIAQSLLATAGISTAWNVAEASRIDQPTTLPPKADEAFKISIFSKNLQWLDYTEMAKVAADLGFDGVDLTVRPQGHVLPENVETDLPKAVEAIKKAGLKMYMMTTAITAVDEPHTEKILKTASGLGIRHYRTGWLTYDEKKSVEDNLKAKREQFQKLADLNAKYSISGEYQNHSGLYFGAPIWDLHRILQEINSPWLGSQYDILHAHVEGFNAWPISFKLIAPYIRSICLKDFVWGIKDGKWALQTMPAGEGLIDFKKYFALLKQNNVSVPVSLHYEYDLGGAENGAFTITMSRDKVLAAMRKDILAFRKMIQEM, encoded by the coding sequence ATGCAAACCTCACGAAGAAACTTCATCGCCCAATCACTCCTGGCCACTGCGGGAATATCCACCGCCTGGAACGTCGCGGAGGCTTCGCGTATTGACCAGCCCACCACGCTTCCACCCAAAGCCGACGAAGCATTTAAGATAAGCATCTTTTCAAAAAATCTGCAGTGGCTCGACTACACCGAGATGGCCAAAGTGGCCGCCGACCTCGGCTTCGACGGTGTGGACCTCACCGTGCGCCCGCAGGGACACGTGCTCCCCGAAAATGTAGAAACCGATCTGCCCAAAGCTGTAGAGGCGATAAAAAAAGCGGGGCTCAAAATGTATATGATGACCACCGCCATCACCGCCGTTGACGAGCCGCACACGGAAAAAATTCTAAAAACAGCCAGCGGCCTTGGCATCCGCCACTACCGCACGGGGTGGCTGACCTATGACGAGAAAAAAAGCGTAGAAGACAATCTCAAAGCCAAGCGTGAGCAATTTCAAAAATTGGCCGACCTCAATGCCAAGTACAGCATCTCCGGCGAGTACCAGAATCATTCCGGTCTGTACTTCGGCGCACCGATCTGGGACCTGCATCGCATTCTGCAGGAAATAAATTCTCCCTGGCTCGGCTCACAATACGATATTCTTCACGCCCACGTAGAAGGATTCAACGCCTGGCCTATCAGTTTTAAATTGATTGCTCCCTACATCCGGTCCATCTGCCTGAAAGATTTTGTATGGGGCATAAAAGACGGCAAGTGGGCATTGCAAACCATGCCCGCCGGAGAAGGCCTCATCGACTTCAAAAAGTACTTTGCCCTGTTAAAGCAAAACAATGTGAGCGTCCCCGTATCACTGCACTATGAATATGATCTTGGTGGAGCAGAGAACGGAGCTTTCACCATTACGATGAGCCGGGATAAGGTATTGGCCGCCATGCGCAAAGACATTCTCGCATTCCGGAAGATGATTCAGGAAATGTGA
- a CDS encoding glycoside hydrolase family 20 zincin-like fold domain-containing protein has translation MYLKSIIPFCVLVLVLTTTAMAADLADFQQHFRILPQPQKTEMRSGKGLLPSALRGVYLLNVVERPVMSGALASLPLRKNGGEGIVTLQLQEDLAVPSNEGYVLEVSGGQVTIQGRQAAGLFYGIQTLIQLIEDATDQQIEIPACRITDYPEIAYRAIHLDMKHHLETGHYYYSIIDRLANIKVNAIIIEFEDKLRYRKAPVVGSANAVSIEEFAAISRYAQERHIEISPLIQGLGHASFILKHEEYKKLRDDPASDWVFDPLNPETYDLQFALYEDAIKATPYGKYLHVGGDEVGSLGKSDLSKKSGMKPLELQMYWLKKVTEFALAHNRIPIFWDDMVFKLADLYQTTYDDKMPTAKVDELWKNNQATLDKNVPLFPKNCVYMRWNYDTPAIPGNRRAIDWYKAHNLKVMAATSAQPIYPMLPRNRSNFNPIKDYCSLTSEKKMDGILCTAWDDCSVHFETIWRGIYDFGLFSWNYEDISEPQAHTLFRQRFYSPAMADASMDFQNALEDALPFWETALLKEGDRDNYHKDFKLVDLPDASKPGAWSAANKNKIEGARKAVQKYTAIKEKIKKAQEVSSRNQYALAVMEQINELQIYSAMQLLLLEQYDNAAKGTRKTSLAQVKTFTENFEKLRTQFENVYGETRILGNPEGYQLDSNFHHHLANGTNNTDWMYVYELAMNKKVEEWMSRQVLTND, from the coding sequence ATGTATCTAAAATCGATCATTCCATTTTGTGTACTTGTCCTGGTTCTCACCACCACGGCAATGGCAGCCGACCTGGCCGACTTCCAACAGCACTTCAGGATCCTTCCCCAGCCGCAGAAGACAGAGATGCGCTCTGGAAAAGGTCTGTTGCCCTCGGCGTTGCGCGGTGTGTACCTGCTTAACGTGGTGGAGAGACCGGTGATGTCGGGAGCCTTAGCGAGTTTGCCGTTGCGAAAAAATGGGGGCGAAGGCATCGTCACACTCCAACTTCAAGAAGACCTGGCCGTGCCCTCGAATGAGGGTTATGTGCTGGAGGTTTCCGGTGGACAAGTGACCATCCAAGGCCGGCAAGCCGCCGGATTATTTTACGGGATCCAGACCCTGATCCAACTGATCGAAGACGCCACCGACCAGCAAATCGAAATCCCCGCCTGCCGCATCACCGACTACCCGGAGATCGCTTACCGTGCGATCCATCTCGACATGAAGCACCACCTGGAGACCGGGCACTATTACTATAGCATCATCGATAGGCTGGCCAACATCAAAGTCAACGCGATCATTATTGAGTTTGAAGACAAGCTGCGCTATCGCAAGGCCCCCGTGGTGGGTTCCGCCAACGCGGTCTCCATCGAAGAGTTTGCCGCCATCAGCCGGTATGCGCAGGAGCGACACATCGAGATCAGCCCGCTGATACAAGGGCTGGGGCACGCTTCATTCATCCTGAAGCATGAGGAATATAAGAAGCTGCGGGACGATCCCGCGTCGGACTGGGTGTTTGACCCGCTCAATCCCGAGACCTATGACTTACAATTTGCGCTATATGAGGACGCGATAAAGGCAACCCCTTACGGCAAATATCTGCACGTTGGTGGCGATGAAGTGGGCTCGTTAGGGAAATCCGATCTCAGCAAAAAGTCCGGCATGAAACCGCTGGAGCTTCAAATGTACTGGCTGAAGAAAGTAACCGAGTTCGCCCTTGCACACAACCGCATTCCCATCTTCTGGGACGACATGGTTTTCAAACTTGCCGACCTGTATCAAACCACCTACGACGATAAAATGCCCACGGCAAAAGTGGACGAGCTTTGGAAGAACAACCAGGCAACGCTGGACAAGAACGTTCCACTTTTCCCAAAGAATTGTGTGTACATGCGCTGGAACTATGACACCCCTGCGATACCGGGCAACCGCCGGGCTATTGACTGGTATAAGGCGCACAACCTGAAAGTAATGGCAGCCACTTCTGCCCAACCCATCTATCCCATGCTGCCCCGCAACCGCTCGAACTTCAATCCCATAAAGGACTATTGCAGCCTGACCTCGGAAAAGAAAATGGACGGCATCCTGTGTACGGCCTGGGATGATTGTTCCGTTCACTTTGAAACCATCTGGCGCGGCATCTACGACTTTGGATTGTTCAGTTGGAACTACGAAGACATTTCGGAACCACAAGCGCACACCCTCTTCCGGCAGCGCTTCTATTCCCCGGCCATGGCCGACGCCTCGATGGATTTTCAGAATGCATTGGAAGACGCTCTTCCGTTTTGGGAGACGGCCTTGTTGAAAGAAGGCGATCGTGATAATTATCACAAGGACTTCAAATTGGTCGACCTGCCCGACGCTTCGAAGCCCGGAGCGTGGAGTGCGGCAAATAAGAACAAGATCGAAGGCGCAAGGAAAGCCGTTCAAAAGTACACCGCCATCAAAGAGAAGATCAAAAAGGCGCAGGAAGTGTCCAGCCGAAATCAGTATGCGCTGGCCGTGATGGAGCAGATCAACGAATTGCAGATCTACTCGGCCATGCAGCTGCTTTTGCTGGAGCAATACGACAATGCCGCCAAGGGCACGCGGAAAACGTCACTTGCCCAGGTGAAGACCTTCACGGAGAATTTTGAAAAGCTCCGCACGCAATTTGAGAACGTGTATGGCGAGACCCGCATCCTCGGAAATCCCGAAGGCTATCAACTCGATTCCAATTTCCATCATCACCTGGCCAACGGCACGAACAACACCGACTGGATGTACGTGTACGAGTTGGCCATGAATAAGAAGGTGGAAGAATGGATGTCGCGCCAGGTGTTGACCAACGATTAA
- a CDS encoding sialidase family protein translates to MKQTIGSILVYAVVIALTSCRQPANENKAQAETKWEKLGPGGGGATYIPTFAYDTPDHFLVRCDMTGSYLTRNGGFSYDQINFANGASSYAYDPNDPNTVYIGGKTLSRSSDGGKTWEQIFPLKKDVKKEMFEGDHGEYSIETTDTTLYNRKNGHIGSIRLDARQPDALYFSMGAAFFYSDDRGKTLKKEQLPQRIDFIYAPTDKGSNSVLVFTSGAVHTFNTTTHTFEHQNLPKEMAPAFSFTGGVVAKGDKTLLYALHHDPKEEIQEEFGHSEVWTSEDLGGHWTRLMNPELINDNVGIKPSYSMIACAENDAEKTYLVTNRYEEKKAGNKMIYWYGAMKTADAGKHWDWVWKGGGGSGQYGVKDGVGVTNLKDAWAEKAFGGEYIRLMDVGVYPKDGNVAVVTDWYRVMKTTDGGKTWNEIYSAPQSDGTFISRGLDVTNAYGVHFDPFDSSHIAISYTDIGYHHSYNGGKSWLRSTEGVPTEWINTCYWMVFDPKVKNKVWSVWSGLHDFPRGKMTRFSGWKSYGKGGVCVSLDGGKTWKPSNEGMGFDSPSTCIVMDPNTPPDQRTLYVSVYGKGVYKSTDDGKTWKLKNNGIGDNTCAFELTLAGNGNLYLTVSPTPMHKDGKNGREFYSGEVYRSTDGAETWTRLKINDGPLFPNGMDYDREHPNRIYLAGWSDLDLADLIGGAVARSTGGNERIKIPGGIFMSEDAGDTWTSIFDEKEYVYDVTVDTYHPGRLYCNTFNQAAYRSDDYGKTWKKIKGYDFHWGQRAIVDPHHPEQIYLTTYGSSLWHGTPETE, encoded by the coding sequence ATGAAACAAACCATCGGAAGCATACTTGTCTATGCTGTCGTCATTGCATTGACCAGTTGCCGCCAACCGGCAAATGAAAATAAGGCGCAAGCCGAAACGAAATGGGAAAAGCTTGGACCCGGAGGAGGAGGTGCCACGTATATCCCCACGTTCGCCTATGACACGCCCGATCATTTCCTGGTGCGTTGTGATATGACGGGATCATATCTTACCCGGAACGGAGGTTTTTCCTATGACCAGATCAATTTCGCCAACGGCGCCTCATCCTATGCCTACGATCCCAACGATCCGAACACGGTCTACATCGGCGGCAAAACGCTGAGTCGCTCCAGCGACGGCGGAAAGACCTGGGAACAGATCTTCCCCTTAAAAAAAGATGTGAAGAAAGAAATGTTTGAAGGCGATCACGGGGAGTATTCCATTGAGACAACCGACACTACCTTATACAATCGAAAAAACGGACACATCGGCTCCATCCGCCTGGATGCCCGCCAGCCTGATGCATTGTATTTCAGCATGGGCGCTGCGTTCTTTTATTCGGATGATCGCGGCAAGACGCTGAAAAAAGAACAACTGCCCCAGCGGATCGATTTCATATATGCCCCGACGGATAAGGGATCGAACAGTGTTTTAGTCTTCACGTCCGGTGCTGTCCACACGTTCAATACAACGACCCACACATTCGAGCACCAGAACCTTCCGAAAGAAATGGCGCCTGCATTTTCGTTTACCGGTGGTGTGGTGGCCAAGGGCGACAAGACCCTTCTCTATGCTTTGCATCACGATCCGAAAGAAGAAATACAAGAAGAGTTTGGACACAGCGAGGTTTGGACGTCCGAGGATTTGGGTGGCCATTGGACGCGATTGATGAACCCGGAACTGATAAACGACAACGTAGGCATCAAGCCCAGCTATTCGATGATCGCTTGCGCGGAAAATGATGCGGAGAAAACCTATCTCGTCACCAATCGCTACGAAGAAAAGAAAGCGGGTAACAAAATGATCTACTGGTATGGCGCCATGAAAACGGCCGATGCCGGAAAGCATTGGGATTGGGTGTGGAAAGGCGGCGGAGGCTCCGGCCAATACGGTGTAAAGGATGGGGTGGGAGTGACGAACCTGAAAGATGCCTGGGCCGAGAAAGCCTTTGGCGGCGAATACATCCGGCTCATGGACGTGGGCGTCTATCCAAAGGACGGTAACGTAGCCGTGGTCACAGACTGGTATCGCGTGATGAAGACCACCGATGGCGGAAAAACCTGGAACGAGATCTATAGTGCACCCCAATCCGACGGCACGTTCATCAGCCGGGGCTTGGACGTAACCAATGCTTATGGTGTACACTTCGATCCCTTTGACAGCAGCCACATTGCCATCAGCTATACCGACATTGGTTACCATCATTCCTACAACGGCGGCAAGAGCTGGCTGCGGTCGACGGAGGGTGTACCGACCGAATGGATCAACACCTGCTATTGGATGGTCTTTGATCCAAAGGTGAAAAATAAAGTGTGGTCCGTGTGGTCGGGTCTGCACGATTTTCCCCGCGGAAAAATGACACGCTTTTCAGGATGGAAGTCGTACGGCAAAGGCGGTGTTTGCGTTTCGCTCGACGGCGGCAAGACCTGGAAGCCTTCCAACGAAGGCATGGGTTTTGACTCACCGTCCACCTGTATCGTTATGGATCCCAACACGCCACCGGATCAGCGTACCTTGTATGTGAGTGTCTACGGCAAAGGAGTTTATAAATCCACCGACGATGGCAAAACGTGGAAGCTAAAGAACAACGGCATCGGCGACAACACTTGCGCGTTTGAATTGACGTTGGCCGGTAATGGGAATTTATACCTCACCGTCAGCCCCACGCCCATGCATAAAGATGGAAAGAACGGAAGAGAATTTTACTCCGGCGAAGTCTATCGCTCCACCGATGGCGCGGAAACCTGGACGCGGTTGAAGATCAACGACGGACCGCTATTCCCCAACGGCATGGATTATGATCGCGAGCATCCCAACCGCATCTATCTCGCGGGTTGGTCAGACCTCGACCTGGCCGACCTTATCGGAGGTGCTGTGGCGCGCTCGACCGGAGGCAATGAACGGATAAAAATACCCGGCGGGATATTCATGTCGGAAGATGCCGGCGATACGTGGACCTCGATTTTCGATGAGAAGGAATATGTATACGATGTCACGGTGGATACCTATCACCCGGGAAGATTGTATTGCAATACATTCAACCAAGCGGCCTATCGCAGCGACGACTATGGCAAGACCTGGAAGAAAATCAAGGGCTACGACTTTCATTGGGGGCAGCGTGCCATCGTGGATCCTCACCATCCCGAACAGATCTACCTCACCACATACGGTTCCAGCCTATGGCACGGAACTCCTGAAACAGAATAA
- a CDS encoding SusC/RagA family TonB-linked outer membrane protein — protein MMERLHNTGKAFLLVWLCMLCIAARANEPPKTTAATVALEKAISGKVTGDGEALPGASVVVKGTAIGATTDAEGSFRLSVPDDATTIVVSYIGYVSQEIAIGSQTVFNIALIADVATLGDIVVVGYGVQKKSDLTGAIASVKGDELAQLPTQRVDQALQGRAAGVMVLNQSGAPGGATTIRIRGSSSILGSNQPLIVIDGLQGGDLNSLNPNDVESMEVLKDASATAIYGSQGANGVILVTTKKGKKGHPVVNYSYNLGVQKLRNKLDVMSGGDFARTINDFKASQDQPGNVVITPTPVFTADQIAGYDKAGFGTDWQNEVYRSAAMQNHQLSVSGGGENVQYLVSGGYLNQQGILLNSAFKRFSLRANVNVDITKWASFGLSWAGIKETGNTPPFGEGAAIIDPLGQVVSVAPRWNATIPVYDENGNYSKHPSGYGEPNMWNPVASAKEAYTENNSIRNNINAFLDFKIAKGLTLRITGGAITRNQNNFRYLNNNTFAGFQRNGQGNVDDNMYTRYQNSNILTYDKSVGRHHFVITGVAEQQVEQNKGMSVFANDFLVDQAGIYDLGGASSVVASSFNTKRVINSFLGRVNYSFADKYLLTASYRADGSSVFGANNKWGYFPSASVAWRISEEGFLQDVDAVTDLKLRASWGITGNQAISPYASLSQLQATADTRYPYNGGSVTDIGMDIVRAANPNLKWESTTQTDIGLDLGLFNGRLNLTADYYVKTTEDLLLSRQLPTYTGFPNIIDNVGSTRNKGIELSIGGDPLVGPLRWNTSFNISGNRSKVLKLTDANKLPFRTTPGAGYGISTNANTALLYLQEGQPFGQMTGWVTEGTWSESDRDKAAAYGQLPGDIKYKDVNGDGFINNKDLTVIGNAFPKFIFGWNNRFSFKNFDLSFLIQGVQGNDLFNLNRVRLERPGEGTSTALLNRWTPSNQDTDVPAFTKQSERKAAGLTNKVTVGDQRLSRWVEDASYIRLKNITFAYNFPQALTRKVGMNRLRLYVSGQNLFTITKYTGYDPEVSSFNTNDANIGVDFANYPTSKVYTMGIDLTF, from the coding sequence ATGATGGAACGACTACACAACACAGGCAAAGCCTTTCTCCTCGTGTGGCTTTGCATGCTTTGCATCGCGGCCCGGGCCAATGAGCCGCCCAAGACCACCGCGGCTACGGTGGCCCTGGAAAAAGCAATCAGCGGCAAAGTGACCGGCGACGGCGAAGCGCTTCCCGGCGCGAGCGTCGTGGTAAAAGGAACCGCCATCGGTGCGACCACCGATGCAGAAGGAAGCTTCAGGCTTTCGGTTCCGGATGACGCCACCACCATCGTGGTATCGTATATCGGCTACGTATCGCAGGAAATTGCTATTGGGTCTCAAACGGTCTTCAACATCGCATTGATCGCGGATGTGGCTACCCTGGGCGACATCGTCGTGGTAGGGTATGGCGTGCAGAAGAAAAGCGATCTCACCGGCGCCATCGCCAGTGTGAAAGGTGACGAACTGGCGCAGTTACCCACACAGCGTGTAGACCAGGCGTTACAAGGCCGCGCGGCAGGCGTTATGGTGTTGAACCAAAGCGGCGCACCTGGCGGTGCCACGACCATCCGGATCCGGGGTTCAAGCTCGATCCTGGGGAGCAACCAACCCCTCATCGTGATCGACGGTCTGCAAGGCGGCGATCTCAACTCGCTCAACCCGAACGACGTGGAATCGATGGAAGTGTTGAAAGATGCTTCCGCGACAGCCATCTACGGTTCACAAGGTGCCAATGGCGTGATCCTGGTGACCACGAAAAAAGGAAAAAAAGGACACCCTGTGGTGAACTATAGCTACAACCTCGGCGTGCAAAAATTGAGAAATAAGCTCGACGTGATGAGTGGCGGCGATTTCGCACGCACCATTAATGACTTCAAAGCTTCGCAGGATCAACCCGGCAACGTGGTGATCACACCGACCCCCGTATTCACGGCTGATCAAATTGCCGGCTATGATAAGGCCGGTTTTGGTACCGATTGGCAGAATGAAGTATACCGGTCGGCGGCCATGCAAAATCACCAGCTTTCGGTGAGCGGAGGCGGTGAGAACGTGCAATACTTAGTTTCGGGTGGCTACTTGAATCAGCAAGGTATTCTCCTCAACTCCGCTTTCAAGCGCTTCAGCCTTCGTGCGAATGTAAACGTAGACATTACGAAATGGGCAAGCTTTGGTTTGAGCTGGGCTGGTATAAAGGAAACCGGCAACACCCCGCCGTTCGGTGAAGGCGCGGCCATCATCGATCCCCTGGGACAGGTGGTGAGTGTGGCTCCGCGGTGGAACGCCACCATTCCCGTGTACGATGAAAACGGCAACTACAGCAAGCACCCTTCCGGTTATGGCGAGCCCAACATGTGGAATCCCGTGGCCAGCGCCAAGGAAGCTTACACGGAAAACAACTCCATTCGCAACAACATCAACGCCTTCCTCGATTTCAAGATCGCCAAGGGCCTCACGTTGCGCATCACCGGTGGCGCCATCACCCGAAACCAGAACAACTTCCGTTACCTCAATAACAACACGTTTGCCGGTTTTCAGAGAAACGGACAGGGCAACGTGGACGACAACATGTATACCCGCTATCAAAACTCCAACATCCTTACGTACGATAAAAGCGTGGGACGTCATCACTTTGTGATCACAGGTGTGGCCGAACAGCAGGTAGAGCAAAACAAAGGCATGTCTGTCTTTGCCAACGATTTCCTGGTAGACCAAGCCGGGATCTATGACCTGGGAGGAGCGAGTTCCGTGGTGGCCTCGTCCTTCAATACCAAACGCGTCATCAATTCATTCCTGGGGCGTGTGAATTATTCCTTTGCCGATAAATATTTGCTGACCGCCAGCTATCGCGCAGACGGTTCGTCGGTATTCGGAGCAAACAATAAATGGGGTTACTTCCCCTCGGCATCCGTTGCCTGGAGAATTTCGGAAGAAGGATTTTTGCAAGACGTGGATGCCGTGACCGACCTGAAGCTGCGCGCCAGCTGGGGTATTACGGGTAACCAGGCCATCTCACCCTATGCTTCGCTTTCGCAGCTCCAAGCTACCGCCGACACCCGCTACCCGTACAACGGTGGCAGCGTGACCGACATCGGAATGGATATTGTGCGTGCGGCCAACCCAAACCTGAAGTGGGAGAGCACAACCCAAACCGACATCGGACTTGACCTCGGCTTGTTTAACGGCCGGTTGAATTTGACGGCCGACTATTATGTGAAAACCACGGAGGACTTGTTGCTGAGCCGCCAGTTGCCCACCTACACGGGCTTCCCTAACATCATCGACAACGTTGGCTCTACACGTAACAAAGGCATCGAGCTTTCGATCGGCGGCGATCCGCTGGTGGGCCCGCTGCGGTGGAATACCAGTTTCAATATTTCCGGCAACCGGAGCAAAGTGTTGAAGTTGACGGATGCCAACAAGTTGCCGTTCCGTACTACCCCTGGCGCGGGCTATGGCATCAGTACCAACGCCAACACCGCGCTACTCTATTTGCAGGAGGGACAACCCTTTGGTCAAATGACCGGCTGGGTCACCGAGGGAACCTGGAGCGAATCGGACCGCGACAAAGCCGCGGCCTATGGACAGTTGCCCGGCGACATCAAATACAAAGATGTGAACGGCGATGGCTTTATCAACAACAAAGACCTGACCGTGATCGGCAACGCGTTCCCGAAATTTATCTTCGGATGGAACAACCGTTTCTCTTTTAAGAATTTCGATCTCTCTTTCCTCATCCAGGGCGTGCAAGGCAACGACTTGTTCAACCTCAACCGGGTGCGCTTGGAAAGACCAGGCGAAGGCACCAGCACCGCGCTGCTGAACCGCTGGACACCCAGCAACCAGGATACCGATGTTCCCGCATTCACCAAACAAAGCGAGCGCAAAGCCGCCGGATTGACTAACAAGGTGACCGTGGGTGACCAACGTCTGAGCCGCTGGGTGGAAGATGCTTCTTACATCCGCCTGAAGAACATCACGTTCGCCTACAACTTCCCGCAAGCATTGACGCGAAAAGTGGGGATGAACCGTTTGAGACTCTATGTGTCGGGCCAGAACCTGTTCACCATCACCAAATACACAGGCTACGATCCGGAGGTGAGTTCATTTAACACGAACGATGCCAACATTGGTGTTGACTTCGCCAATTATCCGACTTCGAAAGTATATACCATGGGTATCGATCTAACTTTCTAA